In Methanofollis aquaemaris, the genomic window CATCGACCAGACGATCGGCCGCCATCTCCTCGAAGCCGAGGCAGTGCCTGCGGTCCTCTCCTGCCTCGATCGGCACGGGGTGGAGTACGACCTGGTCGGCAGGTTGGTCCTTGTCCCGACCGACGACCCTGCGCGGATGACGAGCACCCTCCTCCAGGAATGCGGGTCGATCAGACTTGCAACCAGGCCCACGACCCTTGAAGACGTCTTTCTCAAACTCACCGGGAGGAGGTTGCGCGAATGAGAGAGCAACTCAGCGGCCTGGCATGGGCGGTCTGGCGCAGAAACCTCGACGTCTTCTCCAAGACCTGGCAGGTGAACCTCATCCCGCCGGCGATCGAACCGGTCCTCTACCTCCTTGCCCTGGGGTTCGGGGTCGGAGCATTCATCACCGAAATCGAGGGTGTCCCGTACATCAGGTTCATTGCCCCAGCCCTTTTTGCCGTCTCAGTGATGAACGCCTCCTTCTTCGAATGCACCTATGGGAGTTATGTCAGGATGTATTATCAGAAGACTTTCGACGCCATCGTCGCCACCCCGGTCACGATCGAAGAGGTGATCGCCGGGGAGATCCTCTGGGGAGCGACCAGAAGCCTCATCTCCGCCGGGATCATCCTGCCGGTCCTCGTCCTCTTCGGGGTCGTCGACCTCCCCGGTTCTCTCCTCCTCGTCCCCTTCGCCTTCGCCGCCGGCCTCCTCTTCGCCTCCATCGGGATGTGCTTCACCGCCGTCATCCCGAACATCGAATCGATCAACTACCCGGCCTTCCTCTTCATCACCCCGATGTTTCTCTTCTCGGGCACCTTCTTCCCCCTCGACCTCCTGCCCGGCCCTCTCAAGGCCCTCGCCCTTGCCGTCCTGCCGCTCGCCCATGTCGTCAATGTCGCACGAGCCCTCACCCTTTCGACAGGATGGGATCTCCTTTTTCTCGGCCTCCTCTGGATCGGGATCGCCACTCCTCTCCTCTTTCTCCTCGCACTCAGACTGATGAAACGGCGGCTTATCGTGTAAGACGAAGACCAGAGTGGTTAATACCCGGCACTGCGACATTCTGAGAAAGATGAGCACAGACCCTGCACATGC contains:
- a CDS encoding ABC transporter permease; the protein is MREQLSGLAWAVWRRNLDVFSKTWQVNLIPPAIEPVLYLLALGFGVGAFITEIEGVPYIRFIAPALFAVSVMNASFFECTYGSYVRMYYQKTFDAIVATPVTIEEVIAGEILWGATRSLISAGIILPVLVLFGVVDLPGSLLLVPFAFAAGLLFASIGMCFTAVIPNIESINYPAFLFITPMFLFSGTFFPLDLLPGPLKALALAVLPLAHVVNVARALTLSTGWDLLFLGLLWIGIATPLLFLLALRLMKRRLIV